The following coding sequences lie in one Deltaproteobacteria bacterium genomic window:
- a CDS encoding NAD(P)/FAD-dependent oxidoreductase: MPDTSREFDVTVIGAGPSGFAAAMRSWDFGKRVCLVERGRLGGAGVHNGALSSKTMWELSRDYRNATRRDRGFTTTGVEVHFGAVCEAVRMATDTKVEHMTRQLRELATPLPGHPGSITLVRGQAKFVDAHTLQVEDPETGERRSISSHAFVIATGSRPRTLPDIHVDGEVILDSDHIESLSRFPKSLVILGAGVVGCEYATIFSNFGQTKVNLIDRAERILPFEDADVSRLCSSNLERKGVTIHHRASLVSMRRDGDEVEYTIEHATGGRETIRVERALVSIGRVPNFEGLELAKIGVAMTEKGQLQVDDTQTSVPHIYAAGDVTLDIALVSIGEIEGRHAAERICGAPYQPLSYDNLSTIMFLDPEVAAIGINEQEAQKRRIPYRVAVYNYALVNRAIAMRATDGFVKLLVTDDEEMRILGMRALGVHASTTIEGVSLMMQSNRSVRELAELLHPHPAVTEGLQDCVRMLMGTSIHKPEVFRNDLRLSRVDYAPDGAPHSS, from the coding sequence ATGCCCGACACCAGCCGCGAGTTCGACGTCACCGTCATCGGAGCCGGCCCGTCGGGCTTCGCCGCCGCGATGCGGTCGTGGGACTTCGGCAAGCGAGTGTGCCTGGTCGAGCGCGGCCGCCTGGGTGGTGCCGGGGTTCACAACGGCGCGTTGTCGTCGAAGACGATGTGGGAGCTGTCCCGCGACTATCGCAACGCCACACGACGCGATCGCGGCTTCACGACCACCGGCGTCGAGGTGCACTTCGGCGCGGTCTGTGAGGCCGTGCGGATGGCCACCGACACCAAGGTCGAGCACATGACGCGGCAGCTCCGCGAGCTCGCGACACCGCTGCCCGGTCACCCGGGCTCGATCACGCTGGTGCGGGGCCAGGCCAAGTTCGTCGATGCGCACACGCTGCAGGTCGAGGACCCCGAGACCGGCGAGCGCCGCAGCATCAGCTCGCACGCGTTCGTGATCGCGACCGGCTCGCGACCACGGACGCTGCCCGACATCCACGTCGATGGCGAGGTCATCCTCGACTCCGATCACATCGAGTCGCTGTCGCGCTTCCCCAAGAGCCTGGTGATCCTCGGCGCCGGCGTGGTCGGCTGCGAGTACGCGACGATCTTCTCGAACTTCGGCCAGACCAAGGTCAACCTCATCGACCGCGCCGAACGAATCCTGCCGTTCGAGGACGCCGATGTCTCACGGCTGTGCTCGAGCAACCTCGAGCGCAAGGGCGTGACGATCCACCATCGCGCGAGCCTGGTGTCGATGCGCCGTGACGGCGACGAGGTCGAGTACACGATCGAGCACGCCACCGGCGGTCGCGAGACCATCCGCGTCGAGCGGGCGCTCGTCTCGATCGGCCGCGTGCCCAACTTCGAAGGTCTCGAGCTGGCGAAGATCGGCGTTGCGATGACCGAGAAGGGCCAGCTACAGGTCGACGACACCCAGACCTCGGTGCCGCACATCTACGCCGCCGGCGACGTGACCCTCGACATCGCGCTCGTGAGCATCGGCGAGATCGAGGGCCGCCACGCGGCCGAACGCATCTGCGGCGCGCCCTACCAGCCGTTGTCCTACGACAACCTCTCGACCATCATGTTCCTCGACCCCGAGGTCGCCGCGATCGGTATCAACGAACAAGAGGCGCAGAAGCGCCGCATCCCCTACCGCGTGGCCGTCTACAACTACGCACTCGTCAACCGCGCGATCGCGATGCGGGCCACCGACGGCTTCGTGAAGCTGTTGGTCACCGACGACGAAGAGATGCGCATTCTCGGCATGCGAGCGCTCGGCGTGCACGCCTCGACCACCATCGAGGGCGTCTCGCTGATGATGCAGTCCAACCGCTCGGTCCGCGAACTCGCCGAGCTGCTGCATCCGCATCCCGCGGTCACCGAGGGCCTGCAGGACTGCGTGCGCATGCTGATGGGCACCAGCATCCACAAGCCCGAGGTATTCCGAAACGACCTGCGCCTCAGTCGTGTCGACTACGCACCCGACGGTGCGCCGCACAGCAGCTGA
- a CDS encoding PQQ-dependent sugar dehydrogenase has product MFRASTRRFVGSFALLFACRSHDDAAAQSSETGTGTSTGGSESGLADTTGGEPLPPRPDVIACRFDGLAPGLLPPVAFEPALDDAAIVDLAQAPDGGRTYVARVDLSLDVLDVAGVPQPALDLTARASRVVAIALPADHADSGDVYVRFESKNLPERGVISRFRADLDTGVIDPLSEHVVLELAGSVGDRSGGALVFGPDDMLYIGVGDPGDDIDAVAQDLGDRRGKLLRLDVRTLDATGTYAIPPDNPHVGEGGHAGEVWARGLRDPWRCVFDPGDPKPYCVDVGAEQSEIDHIDSASNLGWPWFDGGTCLLPGGDCGELSTLPPSASYRSVDGDCGIAGVVVARDAEFPDLDGALIYADRCSGRVRGLDTDSQEVLIQDEILGVTASPPSAIARDDAGRIYLLGGEATERVIVPADPAVFPTTLSDSGCFDDLRALTPTVGVVPYDINAPLWTDGAVKQRYVVLPPGQQIEVDDEGFFGFPIGTLLIKNFAFDFDAADPATRRSVETRVMVRREFGWQFHSYRWNDDGSDATLLDGAATTMLSVVTDGVANEFEYAWPSRASCKVCHGLGASNALGPRIDQLDRIHDYGHVQADQLAAWRDIGMFEAAVPELTPIASPDDAEAPLEQRARAYLHGNCGHCHRPGGWTPAALTMDLRYTTPLADTHTCNVMTQYYNAWVDSVVRIVPGDPEGSVIWQRLHRRGLGQMPPLATAVPDPHAQVVHDWIASLAACP; this is encoded by the coding sequence GTGTTCCGTGCCAGCACGCGCCGTTTCGTCGGCTCGTTCGCGCTGCTGTTCGCGTGTCGATCCCACGACGACGCCGCTGCGCAGAGCAGCGAGACCGGCACCGGCACCAGCACCGGCGGCAGCGAGAGCGGCCTCGCCGACACCACCGGTGGCGAGCCCTTGCCGCCCCGACCCGACGTGATCGCGTGCCGCTTCGATGGCCTCGCCCCCGGGCTCTTGCCGCCGGTCGCGTTCGAGCCTGCGCTCGACGATGCGGCCATCGTCGACCTCGCGCAGGCCCCCGACGGCGGTCGCACCTACGTCGCGCGTGTCGATCTCTCCCTCGATGTCCTCGATGTCGCTGGCGTCCCGCAGCCGGCCCTCGATCTCACGGCACGGGCATCGCGCGTCGTCGCGATCGCGCTGCCCGCCGACCACGCGGACAGCGGCGACGTCTACGTGCGCTTCGAGTCGAAGAACCTGCCGGAGCGCGGGGTCATCTCGCGCTTCCGGGCCGATCTCGACACCGGCGTGATCGACCCCCTCAGTGAACACGTCGTGCTCGAGCTCGCGGGCAGCGTGGGCGATCGCAGCGGTGGTGCGCTCGTGTTCGGCCCCGACGACATGCTGTACATCGGCGTTGGCGATCCCGGCGACGACATCGACGCCGTCGCGCAGGATCTCGGCGATCGCCGCGGCAAGCTGCTTCGCCTCGACGTCCGCACGCTCGATGCCACCGGCACCTACGCGATCCCGCCCGACAACCCCCACGTCGGCGAGGGCGGCCACGCCGGCGAGGTCTGGGCGCGAGGCCTGCGCGATCCCTGGCGCTGCGTCTTCGATCCCGGCGATCCAAAGCCGTACTGCGTCGACGTCGGCGCGGAGCAATCCGAGATCGATCACATCGACTCGGCGTCGAACCTCGGCTGGCCGTGGTTCGACGGCGGCACGTGCCTGCTGCCGGGCGGCGACTGCGGTGAGCTCTCGACCCTGCCGCCGTCGGCGAGCTACCGCAGTGTCGACGGCGACTGCGGCATTGCCGGCGTCGTGGTCGCGCGCGATGCCGAGTTTCCCGATCTCGACGGCGCGCTGATCTACGCCGATCGTTGCTCGGGCCGCGTGCGCGGGCTCGACACCGACTCGCAGGAGGTGCTCATCCAAGACGAGATCCTCGGTGTCACCGCGTCGCCACCGAGTGCGATCGCGCGGGATGACGCCGGGCGCATCTACTTGCTGGGCGGCGAGGCGACCGAGCGTGTCATCGTGCCGGCCGACCCGGCGGTGTTCCCGACCACGCTCTCCGACAGCGGCTGCTTCGACGATCTGCGCGCGCTGACGCCCACCGTCGGCGTGGTGCCCTACGACATCAACGCGCCGCTGTGGACCGATGGTGCCGTCAAGCAGCGCTACGTGGTGCTGCCCCCCGGCCAGCAGATCGAGGTCGACGACGAGGGCTTCTTCGGCTTTCCGATCGGCACCCTGCTGATCAAGAACTTCGCGTTCGACTTCGACGCCGCCGACCCGGCGACGCGGCGATCGGTCGAGACGCGCGTGATGGTGCGCCGCGAGTTCGGCTGGCAGTTCCATTCGTACCGGTGGAACGACGATGGCAGCGACGCGACGCTGCTCGACGGCGCCGCGACGACGATGCTGTCGGTGGTCACCGACGGCGTGGCGAACGAGTTCGAGTACGCGTGGCCGAGCCGTGCCAGCTGCAAGGTCTGCCATGGGCTCGGGGCCTCGAACGCGCTCGGTCCTCGCATCGATCAGCTCGATCGCATCCACGACTACGGCCACGTGCAGGCCGACCAGCTCGCCGCGTGGCGCGACATCGGGATGTTCGAAGCGGCGGTGCCGGAGCTCACGCCGATCGCGAGCCCCGACGACGCCGAGGCCCCGCTCGAGCAGCGCGCACGCGCGTACCTGCACGGCAACTGCGGCCACTGCCATCGTCCCGGCGGCTGGACTCCGGCGGCGCTCACGATGGACCTGCGCTACACCACGCCGCTCGCCGACACACACACCTGCAACGTGATGACGCAGTACTACAACGCGTGGGTCGACAGCGTCGTGCGCATCGTGCCCGGCGACCCCGAGGGCTCGGTGATCTGGCAGCGGCTGCACCGCCGCGGCCTGGGCCAGATGCCGCCGTTGGCGACCGCGGTGCCCGATCCGCACGCGCAGGTGGTGCACGATTGGATCGCCAGTCTCGCGGCGTGCCCGTGA